The region ATAACGTAAGTGTTTACTAAGTTGAGATTTAcacatcactaaattaaaaccagctgcaccacacaaactagttctCATGTAGAGATTACttgttactaaatatttacacccaGCAGCTGGTACTGTGTAACTGTTTTGTAGCTAACTGAACTGGTTAGCCTAACTGACAAAaataacgttagcttgctaatatatGACCTCTTAAGTGAGGCGAAAAAGAGGCAATATGGGATATTGTCTACACTTTGACCTGACACTTGATAAAATGCTGTTGATGATGTAAACTGGAAAGACtttgaattatatttttaaaaaaaacatattacctcaaataacaaaatgttaCATCAATAATGTTAGACTATATCACCTAATAGCATCAGCTAGGTGAGCATAATCAAATATTTCCCATGTAAACTGGATTCTTTTAACTCTGAATGAGAAAACAACCTGATAAAGATTGGACAGAGCgaaatgttgtaaaataataaatattccagctgTAAGCGAGACAGCATGCAGGagttttcctcatttttattcaagatGTGCTTTCCTCCAAacctatttctctctctctctctctttatatatatatatatacatatacatatacatacacatatatagatagatagatatagatatagatatatattgACAACCACAGAAAAAGGgcatgaaatgtaaatgtatgcaTAAGGGCTAATTTACACATTTACCAAAGTCTGAAGTTTTAATAgtgcaaacatttttattcactaGTTCAAACTAGCTAATTGTTACTAAGAACTTACAAAGGACCCCACATACAAACTAATGGATCAATTACTTTACATATAGCTGGTGCAACTCCTAGCTTGCAAAACTTTGAATTGGTCTCTGCTAAaacacaccttcaacaccaagATTTCACCTTGAACTTTTAATATGTGTATCTTTTctgttactttaaaaaaaaaaagaattctgtCCACTGTTTTCTCATTCAGAGGAACAAAGCCAGGTCATCATGGGCCTCTATTAATCGGAATCTCACTCCAAAGCAGCCATATGTGTATCCAACTGACAGTTCCAGTGAACATGACTATTTCCAGTGAATTTTTGGAAGATTCATCCAACAGACTGTCAATAGCCCCTCAGAGATATACCACTGTATTTTATAAGCCACATGTTGCAGCAATCTCCAGAAATTTTGCAACATGCCATTGATAAAGCAgatagtaagtaagtaagtaatagCTTATGGAATAAAAATTGGCAATAGTCAGCCAGTAGCTACATGAATCTATTTTAgccactgaagaagaagaaaaatcttGTGCTAGCCTTTAATTTCCTTCATATGGTTGTCTTCCTTTACACAAAGTCAGGTCTTCTTTAATTTTACCTTGTTCCAAATGCCAAAACCTCACCTAACATGTTTGTATAAACATCAACTATGCTGAAAGTTAATCTAATTAAAGGACTTGGATCAGCCTTTAGAAAACCTGATTGGATGGAGAATCGTAGCCTGGCAGCTTTTGTAAACAGCAACTTGAATCATAAAACTAAACAGATCACTGACTCAGCTATAGCTGCTTCAGATTACTTTGCTGGGTTGAAGAGCAGAGCACATTTGTGCTCTTCAGATTTATTTCAAGTTAAGCTTGACTGCATCCAGCCCATTGATTCAAAGACAAACACTGAATGCTCTCTGTCACTGCCACATCTACTTCCCTTTAACATAGCTGTCTGTTTGAATTGCACTGGCTGAGACATTACCCTGCAGGGAAACTACCCCCATCAGCTCAATAGCTGAAGGCTTTGCCCGTGTTGCCATGACAAACGTCTACACATGCTTCAGCTCCTGCTTCTTGGACCTGGTATTCTTGGATGTGTTGTGGTGACAGGGAAGTGTTTGGGCAATAAACAAACTGCACAAACAACACAGgtatttaaattaaaagattTGGACACATCTTCTCTTTGTCTAAAATGTTTATCAGAGCTCTACTTATCAAAAGATCTCTCCAATTTTATGTTTGAATGCTTGGAAAGCAGAAAAATTAATGGATTGGAAGTATCTGGAGCGTATGGGATATAGAGTTCAGCATCCTGATCTGAACCCAACCCAACACATGACCTGTTGTCGTAACCCATTGGGTTCATGTTTATTATGCATAAAGCGTTGTCTGCATCGATGCGTGTCATGTGTTGAAAGTTGATACGGATTGTCCACTGGGAAGCAGGAAGATAAGTAGAGTAAAGCCAATGCATTAGTATTAGGCTGGCAAGCTAGCAGTCAGTAACGGATGAAATAAAGCAAAGATCTGCAAAATCCCAAATGATTCGGGGGATGGCCGTTGCATTGCAGAAACATGACCTTGTTGAGACAGATAAAAATGTCCAATCTTCCTCCATGACTCCTACTCTTAAAGAGCATCGCGATTGCCTGTTCAAAGTTCTGTTCTGGATTAACAGTCTGGACTGTTGACAAGATCAGCTGGGAAGGATGTTTGGAGTTTACCAGCCACATTAATCTGACCAGTATTCAGAAAAGGCAAAGGCAATCTACTgacacataaaatatatatatatatatattttaagatgctgcagtgtgtgtattgCCACTAAACCCATGTTTAATCAGCTGGTAGAAGATATAACGCTATATGTTCTGTGCTGGTGGGCTGGCATGCCACATTCTGTAttgctgatttgttttattttttaaaaaaaacttaatgaCTCTCATGTGTCTTTGCAGGACTTCTACATGCACCCGCAACGGTCTGGTTGCAGGCATACAGAGCAAGTACTTTGAAAGTGTTCTTGACCGGGAATGGCAATTCTACTGCTGCTATTACAAACGCCGCTGTCCCTACTCCTGCATGTACGTTCTCACAAGGCCAAGATCATgtttaaggaatagtttgatatttcgGGAAATCCGCTTATTTGCTTTGTTGTGGAGAGCTTAGCATAAGACTGGAAGCCAGGGGAACCAGCtggtctggctctgtccaaggGAAACAAacaatctgtacaaaaaccagaGAGTAAAAATGACAACTTCCAGTTTTATGGTTGGTTAAGTGCCAGAGTGTTTCTTTGCTTGGACAGAGTAAGGACAGCTGGTTCCATATGCTAAGCTAAGACACAGTACCAGTCaacagtttggacacattttctcattcaagtgaatgggaaggtgtgtccaaacttttgactggtactgtatattacacacatatttaacGGACGTGGGAGTGGTATTAATCATCTAACTCTTGCCAAGAATGTGATTAAGTGCATTTCCTAAACTATCTGTTTGAAGGTTTATAACACTTCACTCgtcaaaacattaaacaaactTTGGTTGCTCTCCACAGGAAGACCTCCGACATTCCTGAATACCACGGAGAAGAGGCAGAGCTGGTTATCCCCACTTATGGCTACTTTATCCGAGGTGCCCAGACCACATTCAGTGGTGTGCTAAGGTTTGTTCACAACAGCAGTTTTTTTCCTCCTAATAACTTCTGATCCCACAGTGCAGCAGTTTGGATCTAGAATCTATCCAAAAATTGTTAAAATCTTCAAATGACTGACTGGAAGGAAAGATCTCTGTAGTGAGGCCTGTGGGACCAGAATTTATTGGCAGACCTAAGCAGAACTAAAACATATTATGATTTATGATTGTTGAACTGACAGAATTTTATCttgtactttgtttttagaGATCGACAGTGGAAGTACATCCTGTGCAGAATGACCGACTTTGATTGTCAATTTGAAAATTTATAGATTTGtgagcagcatttttttttatcctttccaTAAACAGTTACTCTTACATTTAGACAATAACACAATATTGAAATTATGCAAAACTGATATggttcatgttttcatttatgtatttactttTACTAAATGCACCACAGGCATGTGGCATATGCCTATATAATTACCTTTTATGGAACCAGTCTAGCATGCAAAATAACTGCTCATATAAAGGTAGctgttaaaataaacatcaaCACAGAGGGTCTACAGGGGATATGGACAACACCCGGCACTCTAGACAGCTTAagtgttttcattcagtttagGGAGGAACTGGAAGACTATTGGCAGCATGTGAAAGTGGTTTTCCAAAACAAACTTAATCATTTGATGCTGTGTTCATGGTGGTGGAAAACATTGCGTCAGGTACTGCTCCCTTTGTTTGGATCACGTGACATGAACATTTTCATGCATCGTAAAAGCATTCAGTGAGCTGTGGGGCGTGACAGATTGGGATATTGTCTTGGAAGTAACACTCGGAACAATCGTGTGTATGTTGGAAGTTTTGAGAAGCTCTTTCAGAATCACTGGCAACGCTTTGCATGCAATGAAATATGTCCCACACGCTTTCAGTTGACTTTAGTTCCCTCCTTTATTAAACTGTCTTGCCCAGTTTGGCAATTATAGCTATATACTGGAACTCATGTAACTATTTCCTTCTTTTGATTGCTTTGTAAGGTCATTTATTTAGTGTAAAACTGTGCTGTGCTCAATTTTAGGCATGATTCCAAAAATATGAACAGAAGatataacatttgaaaataaatataaaaggaaaagaatATTCATTGAAAGCTTTTGACTATTAACGTAACTGAATACAATAATACTGTCCTGGGAAATGGTTGTAGGACAAAGGGTAATCTAGCTATGTGAGGGTATAAACCTTCCAAAACCATAAAGAGGATGAACTCAGCCGTGACCATATCAACAGCTCCTTTGGACTTAACTTGGCTGAAAGTAAACTCAACACTTCTTTATATTGCCATAAAACAAAGCTTCGAGACGGagcgtgtttgtgtgctgaCAAGCTGCTGGAGGGGTTTGACTTCAGGGATTACCATATCGACAGCTAATCAATTTTGTATTGATGtgatattttgtaaaatatcGAAAGTGGAGGACAAATCATAAACAAATGTATCTCATGTGACTTTCAgctcctctaaagctcactaataacAAgttgtatcttgtttatttaattcGTACATAGCCTGAAGTATAAAAAGTAGAAATGACAATTGTGGTTTAACGGTTGTTTTGGTTGAggtggacttttttttaaacctttagaCAGAACCAGGCTGGCTGCTTTTAGTCGTCATGCTAAACCGATCTCACCGTCTACTGGCTGAAGGTTCATATTcaacagatatgagagtggtatcgatcttctcatcttatGTTGAATGTGGAACTACTCCTTTAAGAAAGTTATAGTTATGATTGATCAATCAGTCAAGCCAATTACTAATGTTAAGAAAAGCATGTTTACAttgagacattttatttttaactttggaaacagtagtttgaaAAAACAATTCCAACTCaatgtctgtttattttttctagATTTTTTAACCATATGACATGATTTTGATGATGAGTTTGAACTTTCATGCTGTAATTTTAAGACAAGGGAAAACTTTGTTGTTGAGGACCACATGTTACAGTTGACAGCCCAGAGACAGCTAGTAGGTGGACATTGAGTTTGGATTGTTTTGTGTACAAATGCTGTTTTGTTACCATTGACTGACATAAAACTTTCACTCTGGATAGTTGAGAGCTCAGGTAGCAAAGTTTTCTCCAACTTTACAACTCCATCAACCACCTCAATAAATGGCTGAATGATGTTCCTGTGAACTCTCcaagattaaaatgttttt is a window of Thunnus thynnus chromosome 8, fThuThy2.1, whole genome shotgun sequence DNA encoding:
- the dpt gene encoding dermatopontin — protein: MNPVLVVLVSSLLAAVAGQSHDHYDMGWVNGYRQGFNFQCPHGEVLVAIRSYFSREDGSDRLWSFECQPAPEGLGEPSDCWWDDINRAGMEWTSTCTRNGLVAGIQSKYFESVLDREWQFYCCYYKRRCPYSCMKTSDIPEYHGEEAELVIPTYGYFIRGAQTTFSGVLRDRQWKYILCRMTDFDCQFENL